In a genomic window of Streptomyces noursei ATCC 11455:
- a CDS encoding GGDEF domain-containing protein gives MAAAPALRDSARAAAQGARRALAGSFAALSKWERERGRLRVLANVGELAPGEREFPDDEAYPVHEFPEVVEFLHEQWAGGGEPGAWVEFAEGGPREGGPVGGSYNHQRVAALRRRGRGCCVVAPIVLHGRAWGELYVARRAGEPVFGRADVDFATVLAAVTAAGIAQTERLAEARRLAFTDALTGLANRRAVDMRLDEALERHRVDGVAVSLVVCDLNGLKQVNDSRGHAVGDRLLERFGSVLSLCGAMLPGTLVARLGGDEFCLLAVGPGSEEVAKVAGELCRRAGELDLGEGVAVGVASTGDPIGPVHSARRLFRLADAAQYRAKAAKSAGPVVAGRLGGADDPVVRLADSPEPPPGPERRRFRR, from the coding sequence CGGCTGCGGGTGCTGGCGAACGTCGGCGAACTCGCCCCGGGGGAGCGGGAGTTCCCCGACGACGAGGCGTATCCGGTGCACGAGTTCCCGGAGGTCGTCGAGTTCCTGCACGAGCAGTGGGCCGGTGGCGGGGAGCCCGGCGCGTGGGTGGAGTTCGCTGAGGGCGGGCCGCGGGAGGGCGGGCCGGTGGGGGGCTCGTACAACCATCAGCGGGTGGCCGCGCTGCGCCGGCGCGGCCGGGGCTGCTGCGTGGTGGCCCCGATCGTGCTGCACGGCCGGGCATGGGGCGAGCTGTATGTGGCGCGGCGGGCCGGGGAGCCGGTGTTCGGGCGGGCGGACGTCGATTTCGCGACCGTGCTGGCCGCCGTCACGGCCGCCGGGATCGCCCAGACCGAGCGGCTCGCGGAGGCCCGCCGACTGGCGTTCACCGACGCGCTGACCGGCCTGGCCAACCGTCGGGCCGTCGACATGCGACTGGACGAGGCGTTGGAGCGGCACCGCGTGGACGGTGTGGCGGTCAGCCTGGTGGTGTGCGATCTGAACGGGCTGAAGCAGGTGAACGACTCGCGCGGGCACGCGGTCGGCGACCGGCTGCTGGAGCGCTTCGGGTCGGTGCTGTCGCTGTGCGGCGCGATGCTGCCGGGGACGCTCGTGGCGCGGCTGGGCGGCGACGAGTTCTGCCTGCTGGCGGTCGGTCCGGGGAGCGAGGAGGTGGCCAAGGTGGCCGGTGAGCTGTGCCGGCGGGCCGGTGAGCTGGACCTCGGCGAGGGGGTCGCGGTCGGGGTCGCCTCGACCGGCGACCCGATCGGGCCGGTGCACAGCGCCCGCCGCCTCTTCCGGCTCGCGGACGCCGCCCAGTACCGGGCCAAGGCGGCGAAGTCCGCTGGGCCGGTGGTGGCCGGGCGGCTCGGCGGCGCGGACGACCCGGTGGTGCGGCTGGCGGACTCGCCGGAGCCGCCGCCGGGGCCGGAGCGACGGAGGTTCCGGAGGTGA